From the genome of Salvia splendens isolate huo1 chromosome 7, SspV2, whole genome shotgun sequence:
CTTAGTATAAATCAAGATGGTTATCCAGAACAAAAGTACAATAATAAACAATGTtgataattttcaaaataacaAACTAAAAGATTAACTACGAAACGAAAATATCCCCTTACAACTAGGTCAATGAACATTATATTTATCTGTATATGCATTTGTGAAAATAAATACAATGATTGGTGGAGCTCTTTTTTTACATATAAATAAACTCTTATAGAaaagaggaaattacaactgaagtCAAGAgggggctcgaactcggcacctcatacaataatgtctaagctcattACCGCTAGGACGAAGGCTCTGGACCAATAATTGGTGGAGCTTAACTACTAACACTATGCtactttttaaattaattaagaattaGAGAAGAAATCCCACCATCAAGATAATAGCCTAATCCTCTTttcttatttcaaaattaaagatTCCTTCGAAGGTTTTAATTTTGAACATAAATCAAATAGTCATTGAGCAATAAATATGTTTTAAATTTGTAGTCAATGACGAATACTTAAAAGCTAAAAGGTCAAATTTAAACCGCTATTTAATTCATATATTCGTTAGTCTTTCATTAGGGAGCAAACCCACACCattcatgatattattttttatacagAAGTAATACTTTCCCCCCAAATTAAACggagaaaatattaataatgCAGCTGATTAAATGAATATTAATCCTGATATGAATATAAATAACCATTGACTCATATCTTAGGAGTACTTAATTTACATAACCAAAATCAACTATGAGCTGAAGATCAAATAATTATTAGGGAGAAAAGTACTACGTACCTCCACTTTTAAATAAGTTTCACACttcaaaatttgataatttaacCACGACATTCTTCTCATTTTAcctttttgaaatttaataattttatacatGTATTTATGATACTAATAAGATCAAgcgtaatttttttattttttaaatatgtgTAGTTTGACGATTGGAGACACTTGTTACAAAGTGAGGCAGCATATGATACTAAATCTCTTTTATtagtagtaggagtatattttattttgaaggaGGGAAATTTGATTCCATGAATCCTCAACACGCACAAAAAGTTGTTATATCtgttttattgatataaaaagATTGATGTGAGTCTACAAGTTCAACTGAATTCTAGTGGAGGCCaattttaaattcatatgaagaaattaaaaaaatataaataacctTTTTATGAGGCAGACAAGTGACAAAACTTTAGTGGAGGAGTAGGCTAAATTGAAGTTTTATGAATCTGAAAGTCGTCAATGGCTGTAAAATTGAATGGTGGATAATTACGTGGAAAATGAAAAGGTATAATTGAAAATTACATTGGCCCTTCCACGCACtaaatattttttctacttGTGTATAATAACAAAATCAAAGTCATTCACGTAAATAGTAGACAAGGCATATGTGATATGTTCATTGCTTTTTGCATCTTTCTCGTATTAGAAACTCTTTTTTATAGTAGTATCAATTTATcgattaatttcatttttcagttCTGATCGATATAGTGCGTTGCATATGACTTTTTTTTTTGGCTTTAGAATTTAGATGATGCGTACATGTTTTTGCATTCATAATTACATTATATGTATTTGACACGTTTTATTTTCAATCACTGATTTTTACATGTCATTATATGTAGTGTTCTTGCTTTGTTGAAAACAAACTTGTATTTTGTGAGTCAAACCAATCACATGGAGATTACGCATTCCACATTTGTCCTCATGAGTCATCATCTTGACTTAACTTTTTAACACTCGCGCGGTTGCGCCTTAATATAACctacattaattatatattttacatCATCCTGCAAACCGAAACTACATatctttaaatatttatttggaaTGCTGCTAATTGAATCTTTCAAATAATCTATAATAAAGTTCataattcatttattaaaaaaacgtTCATATTTCCAATGCATAATCcataaaattattttcaagACAAGACAATATCAATAGTACAAAACAAAACCAAATTATAGGAAATCATCCACCCATTATCTAAGTACAAAAGCACATTATATATCCCATCAAAACAAGAAATATTAAATTCTATGAAAAATaagcatatataaatatataataatatatactttaaaaacaaaactaaaaaaaaaaacaagaaagcaACAAATTTAGAAGAAAAAGATTACCCAATGCATTAGTAGTTAATTAACAACATCAATCTCGGTGGTGCAAGAGAGCAGCCGCCGGAAAATATAGGTCAAGGCGGAGCACGACGCCGACTTGGCCCTCTTGATCCCTGccgccggcttcttcttcttcttcttcttcttgtcttTGGCTCTGCCGAGGCACTTGACCTTGGCCTTCTCCTCTTTGTAGTCTTCCTCCCTCGAAAAAGTGTAGCTTCTCAAATACATTTGCCTGCATGAGATGCTGTCCACCACTCTGGGGCGGCCGTGACTAGAGTTGTGGGATTTGGAGCTCATCGACCTAACGAACTCGAAGTCGGATTCCGGCCATTTGTAGAGGTTCACGTAGGTTGCTCTCACCGGGACGCGGGCGTCATCCACGCAGCTCGATATGCACACCGACGCCATCGTTTCTGCTTCGGCGCCCCGGGTTTTTGATATGTAAGAAGAAAAGATGGCTCtgccggagagagagagagagagaatgttaGGGTGAGGTTTTGAGAAATAGAGAATGTTTATAAGAGTATAGTGGTGTATATAAGTATGAGTTtatgaatttgaattatagATTAAATACGAGTCCTGAACCTATTAGGATATGATATTTTCTAGTGATAAAAACTAGGCATATTGAAGAATGGGAATGATTTGTCATGATCTGATTGGTTGGAATTGAATTGTAGTGGTCTTGAATTTGAGGATTTTTAGAGTGGGTATGGATAATTGGCTATAGCCATCACCAGTCATTGACTTTGAcctttatttgtgaatatacTTTTATGTAGTAtttcttatatattttttttttaaagtagtagtatataaaaatttTGAGATTACTCTCCATATATCGCCTGCACCGAAGCTATTAAATATTCCTcgattttgtttaatttaaggGGTAGCTTGtcataaattatactactacagtatagtagtagtagcaGTAGCAGTGTTTTAaacaatctatatatatataaaaaatagtccTATTGATTTTCCAACAATTCGGTTCGGCTTTGattctaaaattttcaatttttttcgatTTAAAAGAAAACTTGCACTAAttgattcaatttcatttcagtACGTATTTTAGTCAAAATGCAAAATATTCTCAACCCTACCCCttgttaaatggtatagacaacatatttagagaagaaagcaatgggagaagattattgtattttgattgaatgatgaaatggtactcaacacccatatatttatagggatgttggtgacttttgagatcctacaataaatgtatattcatggaactacactactattggaacaatgcatgcacatcttcaatgcttcttggaactccattcttggaactatattcttctttaatgtttattgatacttcccctcttctcaacactccccctcaaattgagtggtgggatctccaaaactcaatttggaaagcacatcttcaaagctccttgagttgactgctttagttaggatgtcggcaagttgatcctcagagcgaacaaaagggagttcgacaatcccattctcaatgttttctttgataaagtgtctgtcaacctccacatgcttcgttcgatcatgttgtactggattttgtgagatgcttatagcggctttgttatcacaatacaactggcacttgcttggagggagattaatctctttcatcaatctccttaaccataaaatctcggtcaacccacttttaatcccacgaaattctgcttcggcactcgaaagagccaccaccttctgcttcttacttctccatgttaccaaattacctccaacaaaggtaaagtagcctgctgtagacttcctatcgtttgggttccctgcccagtcagcatctgtataaccatgaatctcaagatgcccatttttagcgaacaacactccatgccctggagttcccttcaaatatcgacaaatcctaagtgctgcctccatgtgatctgtctgcggcttatgcatgaactgacttacgaccccaactgcataggcaatatctggcctagtgtgcgagagatatatgagttttccg
Proteins encoded in this window:
- the LOC121741067 gene encoding uncharacterized protein LOC121741067, encoding MASVCISSCVDDARVPVRATYVNLYKWPESDFEFVRSMSSKSHNSSHGRPRVVDSISCRQMYLRSYTFSREEDYKEEKAKVKCLGRAKDKKKKKKKKPAAGIKRAKSASCSALTYIFRRLLSCTTEIDVVN